A window from Cydia strobilella chromosome 9, ilCydStro3.1, whole genome shotgun sequence encodes these proteins:
- the LOC134744265 gene encoding signal recognition particle subunit SRP68 encodes MVVLEGEAGDAKALGTEETEKEEAKPPTLLTLEIFRLTKDAQQQHGLRHGDYQRYRGYCSRRMRRLRKVLKIPQGDRRHYRRRDVTTAHVSGPKAEPRLLCVPLLQAERAWAHAMQLRQEANTEPRKKFHLVSRLKKAYAHSQTLLELCESGVCDARTQLEAGAYAAWLSGVLLVELQQWRGAAESLQRAQLVLEKLCAALNEEERTVYKQKVEELKPSLRYCAYNIGDQSAAGDLVAMRGQGLIENLDTLMAQAKESRSGVMHSVEWLGRRVTVRPEKARMFLITLQDLDKSAAAAPSTEAKIDILDNILIDVKDAISAIKDEIKNDPKLKTTEGTQSGIYYLLSYLMYLRLMRTIERNNLLVQQAETARKNNTQLDGKKVRPQDLTRLYEIILQNFNELQQLPGFENDAAYQQEIEIQMKAYKAFRCYYIAQVLTGLRRFREALAMLERCSTYTVESIASKLDDKQLREKLETLKKDIESCKFEVHADSVLEDDDEDEEKYTSSGKPYKDKKPLVDRLDEYREDTQVLTKNPNIFKMPPPMEAIPCKPLFFDLACNFIEFPNLDNKTGAADSKKQGAGITGLVKGFLGWGKSDK; translated from the exons TCTTCCGGCTGACGAAGGACGCACAGCAGCAGCATGGTCTGCGGCACGGCGACTACCAGCGCTACCGCGGTTACTGCTCGCGCCGCATGCGTCGCCTCAGGAAAGTACTCAAAATACCGCAA GGTGACCGTCGCCACTACCGCCGGCGCGACGTGACAACAGCGCACGTATCGGGCCCGAAGGCCGAGCCGCGTCTGCTCTGCGTGCCGCTACTGCAGGCCGAGCGTGCCTGGGCCCACGCCATGCAGCTTCGACAGGAAGCCAACACTGAGCCCAGGAAGAAGTTCCACCTCGTTTCTAGGCTGAAAAAGGCTTATGCACACTCGCAGACGCTGCTGGAGCTGTGTGAG AGCGGCGTATGCGACGCCCGCACGCAGCTCGAAGCCGGCGCGTACGCGGCCTGGCTGAGCGGAGTGCTGCTGGTGGAGCTGCAGCAGTGGCGCGGCGCGGCCGAGAgcctgcagcgcgcgcagctcgtGCTGGAGAAGCTGTGCGCCGCGCTCAACGAGGAGGAGCGCACCGTCTACAAGCAGAAG GTGGAAGAACTGAAGCCTAGCCTGCGTTACTGCGCGTACAACATCGGCGACCAATCAGCGGCGGGCGACCTCGTGGCCATGCGAGGACAAGGGCTTATCGAGAACTTGGACACGCTGATGGCTCAAGCCAA GGAGTCCCGCTCGGGCGTGATGCACTCGGTGGAGTGGCTGGGAAGGCGCGTGACGGTGCGGCCGGAGAAGGCGCGCATGTTCCTCATCACGCTGCAGGACCTCGACAagtccgccgccgccgcgccctccACCGAGGCCAAGATCGACATCCTCGACAACATACTCATCGACGTCAAGGACGCCATCTCCGCCATCAAGGACGAGATCAAGAACGACCCCAAACTTAAAACCACCGAGGGCACCCAATCCGGTATATACTATCTTCTCTCTTATCTGATGTATCTCCGTCTAATGCGCACCATTGAAAGGAACAATCTCCTAGTTCAACAAGCCGAGACCGCGCGCAAGAATAACACTCAGTTGGACGGAAAGAAAGTCCGTCCTCAAGACTTGACGAGGCTCTACGAGATCATCCTTCAGAACTTCAATGAGCTCCAGCAGCTCCCCGGCTTCGAGAACGACGCGGCGTATCAGCAGGAAATAGAAATCCAGATGAAGGCGTACAAGGCCTTCCGATGCTACTACATCGCTCAGGTGTTGACCGGGCTCCGGCGCTTCAGGGAAGCGCTAGCCATGCTCGAACGCTGCAGCACATACACTGTGGAATCTATCGCTAGCAAACTCGACGATAAACAGTTGCGAGAGAAGTTGGAAACCTTGAAGAAAGACATCGAAAGCTGCAAATTCGAAGTCCACGCCGATTCGGTGCTCGAAGACGACGACGAGGATGAAGAAAAATACACATCTAGCGGCAAACCGTACAAAGATAAGAAACCTCTAGTGGACCGCTTGGACGAGTATCGCGAGGACACCCAAGTGTTGACCAAGAACCCTAACATCTTCAAGATGCCGCCGCCGATGGAGGCGATTCCTTGCAAGCCGCTGTTCTTCGACCTGGCGTGCAACTTCATCGAGTTCCCGAACCTGGACAACAAGACGGGCGCGGCCGACAGCAAGAAGCAGGGCGCCGGCATCACGGGCCTGGTTAAGGGGTTCTTGGGCTGGGGTAAAAGCGATAAGTAG